From a single Mycolicibacterium mengxianglii genomic region:
- a CDS encoding MFS transporter, with the protein MTMGTYVRLLRMPGVLNVTAAQLFARLPLGILSLAILLHVRDLTHSYALAGTVVASVGVGQAIAMPLTARLAGRVGVTRTLMTGAVINAVGTIGLVFAGPQALLLTGLGLLTGASMPPLMPIVRALYPRMVGSDEVRALFALDTTAQELIWVIGPVAATFLASAVTTACPLILCAAVTLLGTGWFLLGSRRLHPAKSLSNVRFGRVLLHRSLLLAMMASLALVASFTALEVGIIAALGKDGVLAGAAIASASVGSLIGGLLFGHRRLGMAGVVAALGTAAFGIVLYGAADGLVLQFAALFVSGVGFAPAMSALYLMVSREIVQEVATEAFGWLSSAAIVGGAAGTAIAGVATDAHGPRGAIVVSVVLAVLAALSPVFARVLGPLRGLEKEPASAAHR; encoded by the coding sequence ATGACGATGGGGACCTACGTGCGCCTACTGCGCATGCCCGGCGTACTGAACGTGACCGCCGCACAACTATTTGCGCGACTGCCCTTGGGGATCTTGTCGCTGGCGATCTTGCTACACGTCCGAGATTTGACTCATTCCTACGCACTGGCGGGGACCGTGGTCGCCAGTGTCGGGGTTGGGCAGGCTATCGCCATGCCGCTGACAGCGCGGCTCGCCGGACGCGTCGGCGTAACGCGGACGTTGATGACCGGGGCCGTCATCAACGCGGTGGGTACGATCGGGCTAGTTTTTGCCGGCCCGCAGGCGTTGCTGCTGACAGGGTTGGGGTTGCTCACCGGAGCCTCCATGCCGCCACTCATGCCGATCGTCCGAGCCCTGTATCCGCGCATGGTCGGCAGTGACGAGGTTCGCGCGCTCTTCGCCCTCGACACCACGGCGCAGGAATTGATCTGGGTCATCGGTCCGGTCGCGGCCACTTTCCTTGCGTCGGCCGTAACGACTGCCTGCCCGTTGATCCTCTGCGCGGCAGTCACCCTTCTGGGAACGGGATGGTTCCTTCTGGGCTCCCGGCGGCTTCACCCGGCAAAGTCACTGAGCAACGTGCGCTTTGGTCGCGTATTACTGCACCGATCCTTGCTGCTGGCCATGATGGCCAGTCTTGCCTTGGTGGCGTCGTTCACCGCGTTGGAGGTCGGCATCATCGCCGCACTGGGCAAAGACGGCGTTCTAGCGGGAGCAGCGATCGCATCGGCAAGTGTCGGTTCGCTCATCGGCGGCCTGCTGTTCGGGCATCGACGACTCGGCATGGCCGGGGTCGTCGCAGCACTGGGTACTGCCGCGTTCGGCATCGTCCTTTACGGCGCTGCAGACGGCCTCGTCCTGCAGTTCGCAGCACTGTTCGTTTCGGGCGTCGGGTTCGCTCCCGCGATGTCCGCCCTGTACCTGATGGTCTCGCGCGAGATCGTTCAGGAAGTCGCCACAGAGGCGTTCGGATGGCTCAGCAGCGCAGCAATCGTGGGCGGCGCCGCCGGCACCGCTATCGCCGGGGTCGCCACCGACGCGCATGGTCCCCGCGGAGCGATTGTGGTCTCAGTCGTGCTGGCCGTGCTCGCGGCGCTCAGCCCGGTCTTCGCCCGGGTGCTCGGCCCACTGCGCGGCCTGGAAAAGGAACCAGCGTCCGCTGCTCACCGATGA
- a CDS encoding DUF3159 domain-containing protein — translation MRPTAAGDPATSEQLILDRIGGPKGFVYSTIPIVVFVTANLFLPLTATIAAAVTVAVALTVLRLLAGERYTSAAGGLIGVAVAAAVVMLTGSAKNYFLVGIWASFAGFILTLASVLARWPVTGIIWSFLHGGKYRWRTNRAVLRAHTLATLAAATVLGSRFVVQQWLYLADHTSALGMARVAMGMPLSVLVIVIVVWAFRRSRHHLVIEH, via the coding sequence ATGAGACCCACCGCCGCCGGCGATCCAGCCACCAGCGAACAGCTGATTCTTGACCGCATAGGTGGGCCGAAAGGCTTTGTGTACTCCACGATTCCGATCGTCGTTTTCGTCACCGCCAACCTCTTTCTCCCACTCACCGCGACCATAGCCGCTGCTGTCACCGTCGCCGTCGCACTGACCGTGCTCCGGCTGCTAGCCGGCGAACGCTACACTTCTGCGGCCGGAGGTTTGATCGGCGTTGCCGTGGCCGCGGCCGTCGTTATGCTCACCGGTTCGGCGAAAAACTACTTCCTCGTCGGTATCTGGGCGTCCTTCGCCGGTTTCATCCTCACCCTCGCCTCTGTGCTGGCCCGCTGGCCGGTCACCGGCATCATCTGGAGTTTCCTGCACGGCGGCAAATATCGCTGGCGCACCAACCGCGCCGTCCTGCGGGCCCACACCCTCGCGACACTGGCCGCAGCCACGGTGCTCGGCTCCCGCTTCGTCGTCCAGCAATGGCTCTACCTTGCTGACCACACCAGCGCACTGGGAATGGCCCGGGTCGCGATGGGGATGCCGCTCTCGGTCCTCGTCATCGTTATCGTTGTCTGGGCCTTCCGCCGTAGCCGCCATCACCTCGTCATCGAACACTGA
- a CDS encoding flavin monoamine oxidase family protein, with translation MRHATSVDNPAEVIDVVVIGAGLAGLVAARDLTDKGFQVAVLEGRNRVGGRTFAREIVSTTVKVDFGGTWVIPAEHTAVMAELQRYAIRSVPTPLPTHFLTELDGILSDKGFLSESEIGEMTHAFDVVARHAEPDATADDALRSIGLDAGLLAWVQATQRYLSGAPLTDLSGVDCSGMSPSDLADPDHYTHTIDGTSQRLVDAIAGSSQATLLLNTEVAAVHTTVDGFAVLDRARNRLVARNVVIAVPLNTLADIDFRPRIPAATALGESRHAGHSVKLWMTVRNVVGWPRLFSASGPIAYARLERQLDSGDAFLVGFSDDPAMAKASASEVQTALQSFLPDIEVLAVDAHDWNADHFARGTWMAPRPGQLQQVGALADPSYTNGIHFAGADLCVGNYGTIEGAIVSGRQAAARISDQP, from the coding sequence ATGCGACACGCCACATCGGTTGACAACCCGGCAGAGGTCATCGACGTCGTTGTCATCGGCGCAGGCCTTGCCGGGCTTGTCGCTGCCCGTGACCTCACCGACAAGGGATTCCAGGTCGCCGTCCTGGAGGGAAGGAACCGGGTCGGCGGGCGGACCTTTGCGCGGGAAATAGTCAGCACCACCGTGAAAGTGGACTTCGGTGGAACTTGGGTCATTCCAGCCGAACACACCGCAGTGATGGCCGAGTTGCAGCGCTACGCAATCCGGAGCGTACCGACGCCATTGCCAACACATTTCCTCACCGAACTGGACGGAATACTGTCTGACAAGGGCTTTCTGTCCGAGAGCGAAATCGGTGAGATGACACACGCATTCGACGTCGTCGCGAGGCACGCTGAGCCTGACGCAACTGCGGACGATGCACTCCGCTCCATCGGACTCGACGCAGGTTTGCTCGCCTGGGTACAGGCCACCCAGCGCTATCTCTCCGGAGCGCCCCTGACGGACCTCTCCGGAGTCGACTGCTCGGGTATGTCGCCGAGCGATCTCGCCGACCCCGACCATTACACGCACACCATCGACGGCACCTCGCAGAGACTCGTCGACGCCATCGCCGGCAGCTCGCAGGCCACCTTGCTGCTCAACACCGAAGTCGCTGCCGTCCACACGACCGTCGATGGCTTCGCCGTGCTCGACAGGGCGCGAAACAGATTGGTGGCACGAAACGTCGTGATTGCGGTGCCGCTCAATACGCTGGCCGACATCGATTTCAGGCCTCGCATCCCGGCGGCGACGGCGCTCGGAGAGTCACGACATGCAGGCCATTCAGTGAAGCTATGGATGACCGTCCGAAATGTCGTCGGCTGGCCCAGGCTCTTCAGCGCGTCCGGTCCCATCGCCTATGCGCGATTGGAGCGACAACTCGACTCCGGGGACGCGTTCCTCGTGGGCTTCTCCGACGATCCCGCGATGGCCAAGGCATCAGCGAGCGAGGTGCAAACGGCGTTGCAGTCCTTTCTGCCAGACATCGAAGTACTGGCTGTCGACGCACACGATTGGAACGCCGATCACTTCGCCAGAGGTACGTGGATGGCACCGCGGCCCGGTCAGCTTCAGCAGGTCGGCGCACTCGCTGATCCCAGTTACACAAATGGCATCCACTTCGCCGGTGCAGACCTGTGCGTCGGTAATTACGGCACCATCGAAGGTGCCATTGTCTCCGGTAGGCAAGCCGCAGCCCGGATCAGTGACCAACCGTAG
- a CDS encoding helix-turn-helix domain-containing protein yields MLPEPTIAVTDIDRPARAMLGARLRAARERARLSTRDAAARAGVSAGFISQLENGKCGVSVGVLKRISAAVGVSVADLLADEAPVARPVLRADERPVFTSDVGLRKLLLSRPPIHQLEVYEGTFEVGGSTGPEAYAHDDAQELFYVLSGHIEISVAAERFILGPRDSVEYLSSVPHRAVNIGATSAQAMWITSHFTPPIDTNPLNAPSGHQIKE; encoded by the coding sequence GTGCTTCCTGAGCCCACGATTGCCGTGACCGATATCGACAGGCCGGCTCGAGCCATGCTCGGCGCTCGGCTCCGGGCGGCCCGCGAACGTGCCCGACTGTCCACACGGGATGCTGCGGCTCGGGCCGGGGTGAGCGCAGGCTTCATCAGCCAGCTGGAGAACGGCAAGTGCGGAGTATCCGTAGGAGTGCTGAAACGCATCTCTGCGGCCGTCGGCGTCTCGGTGGCCGACCTGCTCGCCGACGAGGCGCCCGTCGCTCGGCCCGTGCTGCGGGCGGACGAGCGACCCGTTTTCACCAGCGACGTCGGACTGCGGAAGCTGCTGCTCTCGCGGCCACCGATCCACCAGCTCGAAGTGTATGAAGGCACGTTCGAGGTGGGCGGCTCGACCGGGCCCGAGGCGTACGCCCACGACGATGCGCAGGAGCTGTTCTACGTGCTCAGCGGACACATCGAAATCTCGGTCGCGGCTGAGAGATTCATCCTCGGGCCACGCGACAGCGTCGAGTACCTCTCGTCGGTTCCGCATCGGGCCGTCAACATCGGTGCAACCTCGGCGCAGGCCATGTGGATCACATCGCATTTCACCCCGCCGATCGACACGAACCCGCTGAATGCGCCATCCGGACACCAGATT
- a CDS encoding HD domain-containing protein, with product MSTPTRATYRTMDQGTAEDYALIARAEDENNAGLVPRVLTLVEALDEGQQAYPISRLDHSLQSATRAFDDERSTEYVVAALLHDIGDTYAPHAHGAFASAVIAPYVSERVAWIVKVHPEFQQYYYAPHMGGVRDAREKYRGHQWFDDCVEFCEKYDQNCFDADFEHRPLEFFRPMVEQIFANEPWSVTP from the coding sequence ATGAGTACGCCAACACGTGCCACCTACCGCACGATGGATCAGGGCACCGCGGAAGACTACGCCCTCATCGCTCGCGCGGAAGACGAGAACAACGCCGGCCTGGTCCCTCGCGTCCTCACGTTGGTGGAAGCGCTCGACGAGGGGCAGCAGGCGTACCCGATCAGCCGGCTTGACCACTCACTGCAGTCGGCAACCCGGGCCTTCGACGACGAACGGTCGACTGAGTACGTCGTCGCGGCACTCCTGCATGACATCGGGGACACCTACGCGCCACATGCACACGGCGCGTTCGCGTCAGCAGTCATCGCGCCCTACGTATCAGAACGAGTGGCCTGGATCGTCAAAGTCCACCCCGAATTTCAGCAGTACTACTACGCCCCTCACATGGGCGGCGTCCGGGACGCGCGGGAAAAGTATCGCGGCCATCAGTGGTTCGACGATTGCGTCGAGTTCTGCGAGAAGTACGACCAGAACTGTTTCGATGCGGACTTCGAGCACCGCCCGCTTGAGTTCTTCCGTCCGATGGTCGAGCAGATCTTCGCCAACGAACCGTGGAGCGTCACGCCGTGA
- a CDS encoding ester cyclase has translation MSDIDLRKFYERYIAALNAHEFDRMDEFISDRVTHHGEAGTRDAVVADLKGIVEAVPDFQWEVRELLVNGDRLAVRAINTGTPVKEWQGVAPNGGRFEIVEYALYQVRDGRFVQMSNLHDAEALTTQLGGA, from the coding sequence ATGTCTGACATTGATCTGCGCAAGTTCTACGAACGATATATCGCGGCGCTCAACGCTCACGAGTTCGACCGGATGGACGAGTTCATCAGCGATCGCGTCACTCACCATGGTGAGGCGGGCACGCGCGACGCCGTCGTTGCGGACCTCAAGGGGATCGTCGAGGCCGTCCCCGACTTTCAATGGGAGGTTCGGGAACTGCTCGTGAACGGCGACCGTCTGGCCGTACGGGCTATTAATACCGGCACCCCTGTCAAAGAATGGCAAGGCGTGGCACCCAACGGCGGTCGGTTCGAGATCGTCGAGTACGCCCTTTACCAAGTCCGGGACGGGCGCTTCGTGCAGATGTCCAACCTGCACGACGCCGAGGCGCTAACGACTCAGCTTGGCGGCGCGTGA
- a CDS encoding Gfo/Idh/MocA family protein, which translates to MSTTGIVGRNSGTRSLGIGIVGLSAAGGWAAAGHVPALQAVDGVELRGLAASSAASGHAAGMAYGVPAYTSVEQLAAADDIDMVVIAVKVPAHRELVLSALNAEVPVLCEWPFAKNLPEAEEMAGAAVGIRTFVGLQGRTLPTVRWVADLVAGGYVGEVLSTTIVMASDEWGNPISERERYTLDRKLGATMLAIAFGHAIDLVSSVVGELREVVATTATRHPRVALGRTGQTVSMTAFDQIAVSGTLPGGAVLSVHHRGGVASGAAFTWAIDGTEGTLEISAPGHPHLSPLTVRGAKRGARPAEMALPDGYDDYASLGGPIHSLAHAYDAIRDDLSRGDAVVPDFDHAVRRHRLLDAIVRAATTGRRVSL; encoded by the coding sequence ATGAGCACCACGGGGATCGTGGGTAGGAACAGCGGAACCCGCTCGCTCGGCATAGGCATTGTGGGCCTCAGCGCCGCGGGCGGCTGGGCGGCCGCCGGTCACGTGCCTGCGTTGCAGGCCGTCGATGGAGTAGAGCTGCGGGGGTTGGCAGCGAGTTCAGCTGCATCGGGTCACGCGGCGGGCATGGCCTACGGGGTGCCCGCTTACACATCAGTCGAGCAGCTGGCCGCGGCCGACGACATCGACATGGTCGTCATCGCCGTCAAAGTACCCGCGCATCGCGAACTGGTGCTGTCGGCACTGAACGCCGAGGTCCCGGTGCTGTGCGAATGGCCATTCGCCAAGAATCTCCCCGAAGCCGAGGAGATGGCCGGCGCCGCTGTAGGCATTCGAACGTTCGTCGGCCTGCAAGGGCGCACCCTGCCTACCGTTCGGTGGGTCGCGGACCTGGTCGCAGGTGGATACGTCGGCGAGGTGCTGTCGACAACGATTGTGATGGCATCGGACGAGTGGGGCAATCCCATCTCGGAGCGTGAGCGGTACACGCTCGATCGAAAGCTCGGGGCGACGATGTTGGCTATTGCGTTTGGACACGCGATTGACCTGGTCTCGTCGGTCGTGGGGGAGCTTCGGGAAGTAGTCGCCACCACCGCGACCCGGCACCCCCGAGTTGCCCTCGGCCGCACCGGCCAGACCGTTTCAATGACCGCCTTCGACCAGATCGCGGTCTCCGGCACCCTGCCAGGAGGTGCGGTCCTGTCCGTCCACCACCGAGGGGGAGTGGCCTCCGGCGCCGCCTTCACCTGGGCGATCGACGGCACAGAAGGGACCCTTGAGATTTCCGCTCCGGGCCACCCGCACCTGAGCCCACTAACGGTGCGCGGCGCAAAGAGGGGGGCTCGGCCAGCCGAGATGGCTCTACCTGACGGCTATGACGACTATGCAAGCCTGGGCGGGCCAATTCACAGCCTGGCTCATGCGTACGACGCGATTCGAGACGACCTGAGCCGCGGAGATGCCGTCGTTCCGGACTTCGACCATGCTGTGAGGCGTCACCGACTGCTGGACGCGATCGTCCGAGCGGCCACCACCGGTCGACGGGTTAGCCTCTGA
- a CDS encoding FAD-dependent oxidoreductase: protein MKCIVIGAGAWGLPTAAEMARRGHQVTLVDRHGPLNTLSSSSGPTRMWRLADPDPRTVRLSIRALEAMRRLQSRTATPVFLQRGLLWRDGVSLPAVGSALREAGVSHTVVPAEHVGAYFPGLRPDGRDAVWQPEAGVVLAQASLQAQLHSFMALGGSTDFGTAVLGLDIDGVGVRVDFADGRRVSADVVVVAAGTGAARLLEASDIRLGLRPVLEQVVHFGDPARPNLTDNHPCLFDGPVDDAPGIYAMPTPGVGFKVGLDKPLRDLVENDHNREPDAERTKIILERVGRDMSSVTPTVLDAQVCSWTDSPDGKFIIDAAHDGIVWATGDSGAGFKYSALMGDVLADLAEGLPPDPDIAALGLSRFSSGIPSTNSGVHVMGR, encoded by the coding sequence ATGAAGTGCATAGTGATCGGCGCAGGCGCCTGGGGTTTGCCGACTGCGGCCGAAATGGCGCGCCGTGGTCACCAGGTCACTCTCGTGGACCGGCACGGTCCGCTCAACACGCTGTCGTCGTCCAGTGGGCCGACGAGGATGTGGCGGCTGGCCGATCCTGACCCGCGGACGGTGCGACTGTCCATCCGCGCGTTGGAGGCCATGCGAAGACTGCAGAGCCGCACAGCAACCCCGGTGTTCCTGCAGCGGGGATTGCTCTGGCGTGATGGCGTATCGCTGCCCGCCGTGGGTTCGGCGCTGCGAGAGGCTGGTGTTTCACACACCGTTGTGCCCGCGGAGCACGTTGGCGCCTATTTTCCCGGTCTTCGCCCCGACGGGCGCGACGCGGTATGGCAGCCCGAAGCGGGAGTGGTACTGGCCCAAGCCTCACTGCAGGCACAACTCCACTCGTTCATGGCCCTCGGCGGGTCCACCGATTTCGGCACCGCAGTCCTCGGGCTGGACATCGACGGTGTCGGAGTGCGAGTCGATTTCGCCGATGGCCGACGCGTATCTGCTGATGTGGTGGTCGTCGCCGCAGGCACGGGTGCAGCGCGCCTGCTCGAAGCGTCCGACATCAGGCTGGGATTGCGTCCAGTTCTAGAACAGGTGGTGCACTTCGGAGATCCCGCGCGCCCCAACCTCACCGACAATCACCCGTGCCTGTTCGACGGCCCGGTCGACGATGCACCCGGCATCTATGCCATGCCAACGCCGGGCGTCGGCTTCAAGGTGGGGCTCGACAAGCCGTTGCGAGACCTGGTTGAGAACGACCACAACCGCGAACCCGATGCCGAACGCACGAAGATCATCCTCGAGCGGGTGGGTCGAGACATGAGCTCGGTAACGCCTACCGTCTTGGATGCCCAGGTCTGCTCGTGGACAGATTCACCGGACGGAAAATTCATCATCGATGCGGCTCATGACGGAATCGTCTGGGCTACCGGTGATTCTGGCGCAGGCTTCAAGTACTCCGCCCTGATGGGAGATGTTCTCGCCGACCTGGCGGAAGGCCTGCCTCCGGATCCCGACATCGCGGCGCTGGGTTTGTCCCGCTTCTCCAGCGGGATCCCGTCAACTAACTCAGGGGTTCACGTCATGGGCCGGTAA
- a CDS encoding TetR/AcrR family transcriptional regulator: MTSSRDRILDAYADLLITEGERHATLEAVAARADVSKGGVLYHFPSKDQLAVGLCDRLSMLATKDAQAMRAAEEGPARYYVRSSQYADTPLDRALIAVSRLRQSGDGRARAAIEAASSGWLTVLHDVLGDLDVARAVKLIGDGLYYNALNCALGGHPTPADADEGLLEVVDRITNAGIAPRR, translated from the coding sequence GTGACCTCTTCGCGAGACCGCATTCTGGACGCTTACGCAGACCTACTCATCACCGAGGGCGAGCGCCATGCCACCTTGGAAGCAGTCGCTGCGCGCGCAGACGTCTCCAAGGGCGGTGTGCTTTACCACTTCCCCTCCAAAGATCAACTGGCCGTTGGGCTCTGCGATCGCCTGTCGATGCTCGCCACGAAGGACGCGCAAGCGATGCGCGCGGCAGAGGAGGGACCAGCGCGCTACTACGTCCGGTCTTCTCAGTACGCGGACACTCCCCTGGACCGCGCCCTGATCGCTGTCTCCAGGTTGCGCCAGTCCGGCGACGGTCGAGCACGGGCGGCCATCGAGGCCGCCTCCAGTGGGTGGCTGACCGTTCTGCACGACGTGCTCGGCGACTTGGACGTCGCCCGCGCGGTGAAGTTGATCGGCGACGGCTTGTACTACAACGCGCTCAACTGTGCGCTCGGCGGCCACCCGACGCCGGCGGACGCAGACGAGGGACTACTCGAGGTGGTCGACCGAATCACCAACGCCGGGATAGCACCCCGCCGCTAG
- a CDS encoding MarR family winged helix-turn-helix transcriptional regulator, translated as MQLEDRIIEAMGTLMRTSESYLDDLAASFAVGLHRGTVIPLTVLHRIGPVRVSELADALGLDRTTVTRHLDELQRRGLIDRRPDELDRRAMRISLTEEAATHLDSMRAKNRQRIKRMCSDWTREERQTFASLLTKFAQHSHTRFLEAPGKDRRHGL; from the coding sequence GTGCAGCTCGAAGACCGCATCATCGAGGCAATGGGGACGCTGATGCGCACGTCCGAAAGCTATCTCGACGACCTCGCCGCCTCCTTTGCCGTTGGCTTACACCGCGGAACCGTGATCCCCCTCACGGTTTTGCACCGCATCGGTCCCGTCCGCGTGTCCGAACTCGCTGACGCTCTCGGCCTGGACCGCACGACCGTTACGCGACACCTCGATGAGTTACAGCGTCGAGGGCTCATAGACCGCCGGCCAGACGAACTCGATCGGCGAGCCATGCGCATAAGCCTCACCGAAGAGGCTGCCACCCACCTCGACTCCATGCGAGCAAAGAACCGGCAACGCATCAAACGGATGTGCTCAGACTGGACACGTGAGGAACGTCAGACCTTCGCGAGCCTGCTCACGAAATTTGCACAACACAGTCACACACGTTTCTTGGAAGCGCCGGGAAAAGACCGCCGCCACGGACTTTGA
- a CDS encoding 3-oxoacyl-ACP reductase family protein, whose translation MSIAPLTGRRALVTGGSRGIGAEIVRRLAAEGAAVAFTYAASKTDADNLVAEVTATGAKAVAIQADAADPTQSAAAVDQAVAELGGLDIVVNNAAAAHLAPVEEFPADIFNRLVAINIGGTYWTTRSAIKHLAAGSRIINIGSVNADRIPGPGVSVYGMTKGAVSSFSRGLARELGPRGITVNNVQPGPVNTEMNPDEGEFADSLKLVTTLGRYGHTREVAALVSFLAGPESGYITGAHLNVDGGFTV comes from the coding sequence ATGAGCATTGCACCCCTGACCGGACGTCGCGCCCTAGTGACCGGAGGGTCGCGCGGAATAGGCGCCGAGATCGTCCGGCGCCTGGCTGCTGAAGGCGCCGCGGTGGCGTTCACGTACGCCGCGTCAAAGACCGACGCAGACAACCTCGTCGCCGAGGTGACTGCGACTGGGGCCAAAGCGGTAGCGATTCAGGCTGATGCCGCCGACCCCACTCAGAGCGCGGCCGCGGTCGACCAGGCCGTCGCCGAACTTGGCGGCTTGGACATCGTGGTGAACAACGCTGCGGCCGCCCACCTGGCGCCAGTCGAGGAGTTCCCAGCGGACATCTTCAACCGCCTGGTGGCGATCAACATCGGTGGCACGTACTGGACGACCCGCAGTGCGATCAAGCACCTCGCTGCCGGTTCGCGCATCATCAACATCGGCAGCGTCAACGCCGACCGGATTCCAGGGCCCGGGGTGTCGGTGTATGGCATGACCAAAGGTGCAGTGTCCTCGTTCTCCCGTGGGCTGGCCCGCGAACTCGGTCCCCGCGGCATCACCGTGAACAACGTGCAGCCAGGTCCCGTCAATACCGAAATGAACCCCGACGAGGGTGAATTCGCCGATAGTCTCAAGCTGGTGACCACGCTGGGGCGCTACGGGCACACCCGCGAAGTCGCCGCCCTGGTGAGCTTTCTGGCCGGCCCAGAGTCTGGCTACATCACCGGTGCGCACCTGAACGTCGACGGCGGCTTCACCGTCTGA
- a CDS encoding NADH:flavin oxidoreductase, whose protein sequence is MAIDDFFTPFSVGSLTMPNRFAMAPMTREASPGGIPGADVAEYYRRRAAGGVGLIITEGVRLPDPAAGYPTTIPTLAGDDVLAGWGRVIDAVHTEGGTVAVQLWHQGVQRDEADGVVPVGPSGVDAFGAPKGRALATDELPQLAQLYADSAATAREIGFDAVELNSCHGYLLDQFLWERTNLRSDGYGGSLAARTRFPAEVVAAVRGAVGPDYPIIFRFSQWKITDYTGSIADDPTQLQELLAPFVEAGVDVLHPSMRRHYTPAFPDADPERSLAGWTKKVTGLPVIAVGSVGLETSFRSEEHGQVIQPAPLDRLVKQFEAGEFDVVAVGRALLADPGWVHRLRNGELDAFTGYDPEVALSALR, encoded by the coding sequence ATGGCAATCGATGACTTCTTCACCCCGTTCTCCGTTGGTTCACTGACCATGCCGAACCGGTTCGCCATGGCGCCGATGACTCGCGAAGCGTCACCTGGTGGCATCCCCGGCGCCGACGTCGCTGAGTACTATCGGCGCCGCGCAGCAGGTGGGGTGGGGCTGATCATCACCGAAGGCGTTCGGTTGCCCGACCCGGCCGCAGGTTACCCAACCACTATCCCGACGCTGGCGGGCGACGACGTGCTCGCCGGCTGGGGCCGTGTCATCGACGCCGTTCACACAGAGGGTGGCACCGTCGCCGTGCAACTGTGGCATCAGGGCGTGCAACGCGATGAAGCCGACGGGGTGGTGCCGGTCGGCCCGTCCGGAGTCGACGCGTTTGGCGCACCCAAGGGCCGGGCGCTGGCGACCGACGAGCTTCCGCAGCTGGCCCAGCTCTACGCCGATAGCGCTGCCACAGCACGCGAGATCGGTTTCGACGCTGTGGAATTGAACAGTTGCCATGGGTACCTGTTGGATCAGTTCCTTTGGGAGAGAACCAACCTGCGCAGCGATGGGTATGGGGGATCACTGGCCGCCCGGACGCGTTTCCCGGCCGAGGTGGTGGCGGCGGTGCGCGGCGCAGTCGGCCCGGACTATCCGATCATCTTCCGATTCTCACAGTGGAAGATCACCGATTACACGGGGTCGATCGCCGACGACCCGACACAACTGCAGGAGCTTCTGGCTCCGTTCGTCGAGGCAGGCGTCGATGTCCTACACCCCTCGATGCGCCGGCACTACACGCCCGCGTTCCCTGACGCGGACCCCGAGCGCAGCCTCGCGGGATGGACGAAGAAAGTCACCGGTCTACCGGTCATCGCGGTGGGCTCCGTCGGGCTGGAGACGAGTTTTCGCAGTGAGGAGCACGGTCAGGTGATCCAGCCCGCCCCGCTCGACCGCTTGGTGAAGCAGTTCGAGGCGGGAGAGTTCGACGTCGTAGCAGTCGGGCGGGCACTGCTCGCCGACCCAGGTTGGGTGCACCGGCTTCGTAATGGCGAGTTGGACGCCTTCACCGGCTACGACCCGGAAGTGGCGTTGTCGGCCCTGCGCTAA
- a CDS encoding TetR/AcrR family transcriptional regulator, which produces MTVGRPREFDLGEVEEVAMKLFWERGFDAVSISDVSVATGVNRRGIYAEFGSKQALFERAMRRYLAGPGDYMTEALTRPTAHEVAEAMVHGAADTVSGEIRGCLTVGNAPGLAELRDETVQRLAERFDTAVADGELEGVDTLLVARWVLAVGQGISIQARSGASRAELHAVADLALTNWPGPRPTPTQSSRP; this is translated from the coding sequence ATGACGGTCGGGCGACCCCGGGAGTTCGACCTCGGCGAGGTCGAGGAGGTCGCGATGAAGCTCTTCTGGGAGCGAGGCTTCGACGCGGTGTCCATTTCGGACGTGTCGGTCGCGACTGGGGTCAACCGTCGAGGCATCTACGCGGAGTTCGGATCCAAGCAGGCCCTCTTCGAACGCGCCATGCGGCGCTATCTCGCCGGCCCCGGCGACTATATGACCGAGGCTCTGACCCGGCCGACGGCCCACGAGGTCGCCGAGGCGATGGTCCACGGCGCAGCTGACACAGTCAGCGGCGAAATCCGCGGTTGTCTTACTGTCGGAAATGCCCCCGGCTTGGCCGAGCTGCGCGATGAGACGGTGCAGCGGCTGGCCGAGCGTTTCGATACTGCGGTCGCCGACGGCGAATTGGAGGGTGTCGACACGCTTTTGGTGGCGCGTTGGGTCCTTGCCGTAGGCCAAGGGATCTCGATCCAGGCCCGCAGCGGGGCCAGCCGCGCCGAGCTCCATGCGGTCGCCGACCTGGCCCTGACCAACTGGCCGGGCCCTCGGCCTACGCCCACCCAGAGCAGCAGGCCCTAA